The following proteins are encoded in a genomic region of Burkholderia gladioli:
- a CDS encoding alpha/beta fold hydrolase — MSARSLFPSLFRPLSRLLLAVLSSATLFAVAPAAQAAPDHYSVTSKDGVKIAVEESGNPDGPAVILIHGLLGSRLDWDAQLQSPDLRRFRLISYDLRGHGLSDKPAGAEPYHDGRRWADDLDAVIRSAHARRPVLVGWSLGGVVISNYLAAYGDGDIGGAVYVDGVVELKPEQLVSHPEVYRDMTSPELRTHLDGERRFLALCFHRQPDAALFERLLANAAMASWDMQRAVPGMTVAAAEGLSRARVPLLFIQGGRDALVDTPATLARARALNPRIASKLYEESGHAPFIEEPERFNRDLADFVGSLSAAQP; from the coding sequence ATGTCCGCCCGTTCGTTGTTCCCCTCTTTATTTCGCCCGCTGTCCCGCCTGCTGCTGGCCGTGCTGTCGTCGGCCACGCTGTTCGCCGTCGCGCCCGCCGCGCAGGCAGCGCCCGACCACTACTCCGTCACCTCGAAGGACGGCGTGAAAATCGCCGTCGAGGAAAGCGGCAATCCCGACGGCCCCGCCGTGATCCTGATCCATGGCCTGCTCGGCAGCCGCCTGGACTGGGATGCCCAGCTGCAAAGCCCGGACTTGCGCCGGTTCCGGCTGATCAGCTACGACCTGCGCGGCCACGGCTTGTCCGACAAACCCGCCGGCGCCGAGCCGTATCATGACGGGCGCCGCTGGGCCGACGACCTCGACGCGGTGATCCGCAGCGCGCATGCCAGACGGCCGGTGCTGGTGGGCTGGTCGCTGGGCGGCGTGGTGATCTCCAACTACCTGGCCGCCTATGGCGACGGCGATATCGGCGGCGCCGTGTACGTGGATGGCGTGGTCGAGCTGAAGCCGGAGCAGTTGGTGAGCCATCCCGAGGTTTACCGGGACATGACATCGCCCGAGCTGCGGACGCATCTCGACGGCGAGCGCCGCTTCCTGGCGCTGTGCTTCCACCGCCAGCCCGATGCCGCCCTGTTCGAGCGACTGCTCGCCAATGCCGCGATGGCCTCGTGGGACATGCAGCGCGCGGTGCCGGGCATGACCGTGGCGGCCGCCGAGGGCTTGAGCCGCGCGCGCGTGCCGCTGCTGTTCATCCAAGGCGGCCGCGACGCGCTGGTCGATACGCCGGCCACCCTGGCCCGCGCCCGCGCGCTGAACCCGCGCATCGCGAGCAAGCTGTACGAGGAATCGGGCCACGCGCCCTTCATCGAGGAACCCGAGCGCTTCAACCGCGATCTGGCCGATTTCGTCGGATCGCTGTCCGCCGCACAACCCTGA
- a CDS encoding alpha/beta fold hydrolase, with the protein MSIDTPPPGDDDFFPGFAPLEIEAGEVAFRGRIGGDGPPVLLLHGYPQTHLAWRRIAPTLARSHTVIVPDLPGYGASRIRQPSPRWSKRRVAGALLALMDALGHPRFAVVGHDRGARAGYRLALDHPRRVSAYASLSVVPTLDAFAGVDRAFALNAWHWFFLAQPAGLPERMLAADPDAFIDAALARMAGGLERIEPRALAAYRAAFRDPEVRHAICEDYRAAVEEDLEHDAADRAAGRRLDCPVLVLWGEKERKADAPSPVETWSRWAATVSGHGLPAGHLLPEDAPEPVLAALAALLGESA; encoded by the coding sequence ATGAGCATCGACACGCCGCCGCCCGGCGACGACGATTTTTTCCCCGGCTTCGCGCCGCTCGAGATCGAGGCCGGCGAGGTGGCGTTTCGCGGCCGGATCGGCGGCGACGGGCCGCCGGTCCTGCTGCTGCACGGTTATCCACAGACCCATCTGGCCTGGCGCCGGATCGCGCCGACGCTGGCGCGCTCGCACACGGTGATCGTGCCGGACCTGCCCGGCTACGGCGCCAGCCGCATCCGCCAGCCGTCGCCGCGCTGGAGCAAGCGGCGCGTGGCCGGGGCGCTGCTCGCGCTGATGGACGCGCTCGGCCATCCGCGCTTCGCGGTGGTCGGCCACGATCGCGGCGCGCGCGCCGGCTACCGGCTCGCGCTCGACCACCCGCGGCGCGTGAGCGCCTATGCCTCGCTGAGCGTGGTGCCCACGCTCGATGCCTTCGCCGGCGTCGACCGAGCCTTCGCGTTGAACGCCTGGCACTGGTTCTTCCTGGCGCAGCCGGCCGGGCTGCCCGAGCGGATGCTGGCGGCCGACCCCGATGCCTTCATCGATGCCGCGCTGGCCAGGATGGCCGGCGGCCTGGAGCGGATCGAGCCGCGCGCGCTCGCGGCCTATCGCGCCGCGTTCCGCGATCCCGAGGTGCGTCACGCGATCTGCGAGGACTATCGCGCGGCGGTGGAGGAGGACCTGGAGCACGACGCGGCCGACCGGGCGGCCGGGCGACGGCTCGACTGCCCGGTGCTGGTGCTGTGGGGTGAAAAGGAACGCAAGGCGGACGCGCCCTCGCCAGTCGAGACCTGGTCGCGCTGGGCCGCGACGGTGAGCGGCCACGGGCTGCCGGCCGGGCATCTGCTGCCCGAGGATGCGCCGGAGCCGGTGCTCGCGGCCTTGGCGGCGTTGCTGGGCGAAAGCGCCTGA
- a CDS encoding cupin domain-containing protein — MKTSIRIALAASFFLASAASFAQAPGISRTEVLTQDVSVPGRHAVVSRVTVAPRGVLGWHTHDGDEISYVESGDLTLLVAGKPQQVVHAGGAFVVPAGVAHSVRNDGEAAVALITVHVVAKDKPLATPAAAPAQ; from the coding sequence ATGAAAACATCGATACGCATTGCCCTGGCAGCATCGTTTTTCCTGGCCTCGGCCGCCTCGTTCGCGCAGGCGCCCGGCATCAGCCGCACCGAGGTCCTGACGCAGGACGTCTCGGTGCCGGGGCGCCACGCGGTGGTCTCGCGCGTGACGGTCGCGCCGCGCGGCGTGCTCGGCTGGCATACCCACGACGGCGACGAGATCAGCTACGTCGAGTCGGGCGACCTGACGTTGCTGGTGGCCGGCAAGCCGCAACAGGTGGTGCATGCCGGCGGCGCCTTCGTGGTGCCGGCGGGCGTGGCGCACAGCGTGCGCAACGACGGCGAGGCGGCGGTCGCGCTGATCACGGTGCACGTGGTCGCCAAGGACAAGCCGCTCGCCACGCCGGCCGCCGCGCCGGCGCAGTAA
- a CDS encoding sensor domain-containing diguanylate cyclase: MLITDTGATPVAPAEGLPAQAECGALLRLACAHFGVDAALVVGPGIDGPAALAAEGAWPAALPLDPFAPGPGQDSEPEAMVLMPEAGPACRLVGAADAHRPRLFAACSLRDGHGARLGTLFLLAPARRPLDGSEHAFLLDLAALAGPALARALASAAAAPAEARAAAPPRAGAVDTIDQELVALALNGSGTGIWDRDVASGEIRYSPEWKAILGYAPHELSSRIEDAVDRLHPDDREYVQAEMHAHFEGRTDRYEVEHRILCKDGGYKWICSRGKVIARDGDGRALRMVGATTDITALREAAARLQQTIDLITNLTDEVDGLVFQYRETAAGDRFFSYVSRGIQQIYELEPSQVAASAAPVEACIDPRDLAAYRHSLRESAARLTPWRLEFRVQLPRQGLRWRHGEARPQRLADGGTLWHGFITDTTERKRIEAELHELATIDHLTELANRRDFLARSEAVFMRLRHTGNGEAAVLMLDLDHFKSLNDRWGHALGDRALRHFAQLLRQEARSTDIIGRIGGEEFAVVLPGLSIDAAIDYGLRLQQRMTKAPLAVGERLVALTVSIGIDRMSAADLGVDQVLTRCDKALYVAKARGRNRIELYTD; this comes from the coding sequence ATGCTCATAACCGACACCGGCGCGACCCCGGTCGCGCCAGCGGAAGGCCTGCCGGCGCAGGCCGAATGCGGCGCCCTGCTGCGGCTCGCCTGCGCGCATTTCGGGGTCGACGCGGCGCTGGTCGTCGGCCCCGGCATCGACGGCCCGGCGGCGCTGGCGGCCGAGGGCGCCTGGCCGGCAGCCCTGCCGCTCGATCCGTTCGCGCCAGGCCCGGGACAGGATTCGGAGCCCGAAGCGATGGTGCTGATGCCCGAGGCGGGGCCGGCCTGCCGGCTGGTCGGCGCGGCCGATGCGCACCGGCCGCGCCTGTTCGCCGCCTGCTCGCTGCGCGACGGCCACGGCGCCCGGCTCGGCACCCTGTTCCTGCTCGCCCCCGCGCGTCGCCCTCTCGACGGCTCGGAACACGCCTTCCTGCTCGATCTCGCCGCGCTGGCCGGCCCGGCGCTGGCGCGCGCGCTGGCCTCGGCGGCCGCGGCCCCGGCCGAGGCGCGCGCGGCCGCGCCCCCCCGTGCCGGCGCCGTCGACACCATCGACCAGGAACTGGTCGCGCTGGCGCTGAACGGCAGCGGCACCGGCATCTGGGATCGCGACGTGGCCAGCGGCGAGATCCGCTACTCGCCGGAATGGAAGGCGATCCTCGGTTATGCGCCGCATGAACTGAGCAGCCGCATCGAGGACGCGGTGGACCGCCTGCATCCCGACGACCGCGAGTATGTCCAGGCGGAGATGCATGCGCACTTCGAGGGCAGGACCGATCGCTACGAGGTCGAGCACCGGATCCTCTGCAAGGACGGCGGCTACAAGTGGATCTGCAGCCGCGGCAAGGTGATCGCCCGCGATGGCGACGGCCGGGCGCTGCGCATGGTGGGCGCGACCACCGACATCACCGCGCTGCGCGAGGCCGCCGCGCGCCTGCAGCAGACCATCGACCTGATCACCAACCTGACCGACGAGGTGGACGGCCTGGTGTTCCAGTATCGCGAGACGGCGGCGGGCGATCGTTTCTTCAGCTACGTGAGCCGCGGCATCCAGCAGATCTACGAACTCGAGCCCTCGCAGGTGGCGGCCAGCGCGGCACCGGTCGAGGCCTGCATCGATCCGCGCGACCTCGCCGCCTACCGGCACTCGTTGCGCGAGTCGGCCGCGCGGCTGACGCCGTGGCGGCTCGAATTCCGCGTGCAGCTGCCGCGCCAGGGCCTGCGCTGGCGGCACGGCGAGGCACGGCCGCAGCGCCTGGCGGACGGCGGCACGCTGTGGCACGGCTTCATCACCGACACCACCGAGCGCAAGCGCATCGAGGCGGAGCTGCACGAGCTCGCCACCATCGACCACCTGACCGAGCTGGCCAACCGGCGCGATTTCCTGGCCCGCAGCGAGGCCGTGTTCATGCGGCTGCGCCACACCGGCAACGGCGAGGCGGCGGTGCTGATGCTCGATCTCGACCACTTCAAGTCGCTCAACGATCGCTGGGGCCATGCGCTCGGCGATCGCGCGCTGCGCCACTTCGCCCAGTTGCTGCGGCAGGAGGCACGCAGCACCGATATCATCGGGCGCATCGGCGGCGAGGAATTCGCGGTGGTGCTGCCGGGCCTGAGCATCGACGCCGCGATCGACTACGGCCTGCGCCTGCAGCAGCGCATGACCAAGGCGCCGCTGGCGGTCGGCGAGCGGCTGGTGGCGCTGACCGTGAGCATCGGCATCGACCGCATGAGCGCCGCCGATCTCGGTGTCGACCAGGTGCTCACGCGCTGCGACAAGGCGCTGTATGTCGCCAAGGCGCGCGGGCGGAATCGGATCGAGTTGTATACGGATTGA
- a CDS encoding phospholipase D-like domain-containing protein, whose amino-acid sequence MTTTRRSLALIAAALLAGSLQAHAQCVDLIAPLDDSQLLPSRIALIDRAAPAEQIRILAYIFELDQTGSLVLRHLVQAARRGVPVKLLVDGIGPEPHYPIEDELIVALHQVAPGLALRIFHPRAQLAELSHRMHDKLFLVGDTAVIGSTSIWDSSFRNWLSERDLMVAGDAGQDASTLHAMHQHFDLFWGSEAAVSPEPEKFLGIDSPYRISQGYATLDPTRIRYWRERLLAPLDIDAGATDANGAAGAPFDPSWTPIACERLRYMHDQPDKRSPGTLQDMLHEFDRAQHDILVINPYLILVPALRDVLVRKQREGVRVTLVSASLASTAQEFPAVGRAYADELPGLVNAGIEVLEYHDRENRMMHAKLVRIDGHRYYLGSYNFDPLSAHANTENGLWMDIPEDGADPLRDSVAFYLRHASPVTDADGHLLEDPDARCRAAGCGGVWGWVTKLIWGYL is encoded by the coding sequence ATGACGACAACAAGAAGAAGCCTCGCGCTCATCGCCGCCGCTCTGCTGGCCGGGTCGCTGCAAGCCCACGCCCAATGCGTCGACCTGATCGCGCCGCTCGACGACAGCCAGCTGCTGCCCTCGCGCATCGCGCTGATCGATCGTGCCGCGCCCGCCGAGCAGATCCGCATCCTCGCCTACATCTTCGAGCTCGACCAGACCGGCAGCCTGGTGCTGCGCCACCTGGTGCAGGCCGCGCGCCGCGGCGTGCCGGTCAAGCTGCTGGTCGACGGCATCGGCCCCGAGCCGCACTACCCGATCGAGGACGAGCTGATCGTCGCCCTGCACCAGGTGGCGCCCGGGCTGGCGCTGCGCATCTTCCACCCGCGCGCGCAACTGGCCGAGCTCTCGCATCGCATGCACGACAAGCTGTTCCTGGTCGGCGACACCGCCGTGATCGGCAGCACCTCGATCTGGGATTCGAGCTTCCGCAACTGGCTCAGCGAGCGCGACCTGATGGTGGCCGGCGATGCCGGCCAGGATGCCTCGACCCTGCATGCCATGCACCAACATTTCGACCTGTTCTGGGGCAGCGAGGCGGCGGTCAGCCCCGAGCCGGAAAAATTCCTCGGCATCGACTCGCCCTATCGCATCTCGCAGGGTTACGCCACGCTCGATCCGACGCGCATCCGCTACTGGCGCGAGCGCCTGCTGGCGCCGCTCGATATCGATGCGGGCGCAACCGACGCGAACGGTGCCGCCGGCGCCCCCTTCGATCCGAGCTGGACCCCGATCGCCTGCGAGCGCCTGCGCTACATGCACGACCAGCCCGACAAGCGCTCGCCCGGCACGCTACAGGACATGCTGCACGAATTTGATCGCGCGCAACACGACATCCTCGTCATCAACCCCTACCTGATCCTGGTGCCGGCGCTGCGCGACGTACTCGTACGCAAGCAACGCGAAGGCGTGCGCGTGACCCTGGTGAGCGCCTCGCTGGCCAGCACCGCGCAGGAATTCCCGGCGGTCGGCCGCGCCTATGCCGACGAATTGCCGGGCCTGGTGAACGCCGGGATCGAGGTGCTCGAGTATCACGACCGCGAGAACCGCATGATGCACGCCAAGCTGGTGCGCATCGACGGCCATCGCTACTACCTCGGCAGCTACAACTTCGATCCGCTGTCGGCGCACGCCAACACGGAAAACGGCCTGTGGATGGATATCCCCGAGGACGGCGCCGATCCGCTGCGCGACAGCGTGGCGTTCTACCTGCGCCATGCGAGCCCGGTGACCGATGCCGACGGCCACCTGCTGGAGGATCCCGATGCGCGCTGCCGGGCGGCGGGCTGCGGCGGCGTGTGGGGTTGGGTGACGAAGCTGATCTGGGGTTATCTCTGA
- a CDS encoding methyl-accepting chemotaxis protein, giving the protein MQAAALQETAAALEQLTATVKSNSQAARHANEIVEQARATTRTGCDAVQATERTMEAISQSSKQIVAIVATIDTIAFQTNILALNAAVEAARAGESGRGFAVVAGEVRALAQRCAGASREIRSIVESNVGVALEGASSVSHAAARMAEIDQVMTRVGSIMAEVVGASQEQSQGIDSINDSVLHLDDTTQRNAALVEQSAATAHSLSRQAEILDDAVRLFTL; this is encoded by the coding sequence ATGCAGGCGGCCGCGCTTCAGGAGACGGCCGCCGCGCTCGAGCAACTGACCGCAACCGTCAAGAGCAATTCGCAGGCCGCGCGGCACGCCAACGAGATCGTCGAGCAGGCGCGCGCCACGACCCGGACCGGCTGCGATGCGGTGCAGGCCACCGAGCGGACCATGGAGGCGATTTCGCAATCCTCCAAGCAGATCGTGGCGATTGTCGCGACGATCGATACCATTGCCTTCCAGACCAACATCCTGGCCTTGAATGCGGCCGTGGAGGCCGCGCGCGCCGGCGAATCGGGCCGGGGCTTCGCGGTGGTGGCCGGCGAGGTCCGGGCCCTGGCACAGCGTTGCGCCGGCGCTTCCCGCGAAATTCGCTCGATCGTGGAATCGAACGTCGGTGTCGCGCTTGAGGGCGCGTCGAGCGTGTCGCACGCTGCCGCGCGCATGGCCGAGATCGATCAGGTGATGACGCGCGTGGGCTCGATCATGGCCGAAGTCGTCGGCGCGAGCCAGGAGCAGTCGCAGGGTATCGACAGTATCAACGATTCGGTGCTGCACCTGGACGACACCACGCAGCGCAATGCCGCCCTGGTCGAGCAGAGCGCCGCGACCGCGCACAGCCTGTCGCGGCAGGCCGAGATACTCGACGACGCGGTGCGCCTGTTCACCCTGTAG
- a CDS encoding EAL domain-containing protein, with the protein MPAPALQAPDARAEPAEEDFASIRIDGVQLSIDDLGTGYACLAALLDVPFNELKLDRRFVGEALRDPDARRILHTTVALARELGMRCVAEGVEQRAIAESLQLEGCDAAQGWLWAPRWTNPPCSPG; encoded by the coding sequence GTGCCTGCACCGGCGCTCCAGGCGCCGGATGCGAGGGCCGAACCGGCCGAGGAGGATTTCGCGAGTATCCGGATCGACGGCGTGCAACTGTCGATCGACGATCTCGGCACCGGCTACGCTTGCCTGGCAGCGCTGCTGGATGTCCCCTTCAACGAACTGAAGCTCGACCGCCGCTTCGTCGGCGAGGCGCTCCGCGATCCCGATGCGCGACGCATTCTGCACACCACGGTGGCCCTGGCCCGGGAGCTGGGGATGCGCTGCGTGGCCGAGGGCGTCGAACAGCGCGCGATCGCCGAAAGCCTGCAACTCGAGGGCTGCGACGCGGCCCAGGGCTGGCTGTGGGCCCCCCGATGGACGAACCCGCCTTGCTCGCCTGGTTGA
- the motA gene encoding flagellar motor stator protein MotA has product MFVAIGWIVVLASVIGSFVGVGGHLPALLQPFELLCIFGAAAGAFVVSNPRDTLGKTLKSLPSCFKSTSYTKTQYLELIALLYELLQKARRDGMLSLESDIENPANSPLFQKYPHVLGDHHLLDFIIDYLRMMSTGNLNPLEMQDLMDEELETHHAEVSVAPSAIQKMADGLPAFGIVAAVMGVVHTMGSVGAPPAELGKMIAGALVGTFLGILLAYGFVGPLADLLNAKGRNSAKPFHCVKAVLLASLSGYAPAVAVEFGRKVLFTADRPSFQELDEAVRATKTSKA; this is encoded by the coding sequence ATGTTTGTCGCAATCGGATGGATCGTGGTGCTCGCCTCGGTGATCGGCAGCTTCGTCGGGGTGGGCGGCCATCTGCCCGCCCTGCTGCAGCCCTTCGAGCTGCTGTGCATTTTCGGGGCTGCAGCGGGGGCGTTCGTGGTCAGCAATCCACGCGACACGCTCGGCAAGACCCTGAAATCGCTGCCGTCGTGCTTCAAATCGACCAGCTATACGAAAACCCAGTATCTCGAACTGATCGCCCTGCTCTACGAGCTGCTCCAGAAGGCGCGCCGCGACGGCATGCTGTCGCTCGAATCCGATATCGAGAATCCGGCGAACAGCCCGCTGTTCCAGAAGTACCCGCATGTGCTGGGCGACCACCACCTGCTCGATTTCATCATCGACTACCTGCGCATGATGTCCACCGGCAATCTCAATCCGCTCGAGATGCAGGACCTGATGGACGAGGAGCTCGAAACGCATCACGCCGAGGTCTCGGTCGCGCCGTCGGCCATCCAGAAGATGGCCGACGGCCTGCCGGCATTCGGCATCGTCGCGGCCGTGATGGGGGTGGTGCATACCATGGGTTCGGTGGGCGCGCCGCCGGCGGAACTCGGAAAGATGATCGCCGGCGCCCTGGTGGGTACCTTCCTCGGCATCCTGCTCGCCTATGGTTTCGTCGGCCCGCTCGCGGACCTGCTCAACGCCAAGGGCCGCAATTCGGCCAAGCCGTTCCACTGCGTGAAGGCGGTGCTGCTGGCATCGCTGAGCGGCTATGCGCCGGCGGTGGCGGTGGAGTTCGGCCGCAAGGTGCTGTTCACCGCCGATCGCCCGAGCTTCCAGGAGCTCGACGAGGCGGTACGCGCCACCAAGACGAGCAAGGCCTGA
- the motB gene encoding flagellar motor protein MotB, translated as MNNDRAAEQAVRKAAGGTTVVRRVRKNAHEGHHGGAWKIAYADFVTAMMAFFLLMWLLGSTSKYDRKGIEDYFNTPLSTLLGTHADSNGTARSSVLQAGGQDLSDRRNGNGHAASAPAAPAVDVDDAARLSRLRQQLSTLVEENPQLRAFKDQIRLSITREGLRIEIVDSRSRPMFATGSARLEDYASDILFRIGTLLNQVDNRVSIAGHTDAVPYSGGIAGYSNWELSSERANAARRALVAGHLREDKLLQIRGLADVLPLDQGAADAEVNRRISILVLNKQAERAFFADAAAGPPATTPGTPAGP; from the coding sequence ATGAATAACGACCGGGCCGCGGAACAGGCGGTACGCAAGGCGGCGGGCGGCACGACGGTGGTGCGGCGCGTCAGGAAGAACGCGCACGAGGGGCATCACGGCGGCGCATGGAAGATCGCCTACGCGGATTTCGTCACCGCGATGATGGCGTTCTTCCTGCTCATGTGGCTGCTCGGCTCGACCTCGAAATACGATCGCAAGGGTATCGAGGACTACTTCAATACGCCCCTGTCCACGCTGCTGGGCACGCATGCCGACAGCAACGGCACAGCACGCTCCAGCGTGCTCCAGGCAGGGGGGCAGGATCTGTCGGACCGGCGCAACGGCAACGGCCATGCCGCGTCGGCACCCGCCGCGCCGGCCGTCGATGTCGATGACGCGGCGCGGCTGTCGCGCCTGAGGCAGCAATTGAGCACGCTGGTCGAGGAGAACCCGCAGTTGCGTGCGTTCAAGGACCAGATTCGCCTGTCGATCACGCGCGAGGGCCTGCGTATCGAGATCGTCGACTCGCGCAGCCGCCCCATGTTCGCCACCGGCAGCGCGAGGCTGGAGGACTATGCCAGCGACATCCTGTTTCGGATCGGCACGCTCCTGAACCAGGTCGACAACCGCGTGTCGATCGCGGGGCATACCGATGCGGTTCCCTATTCGGGCGGCATCGCCGGCTATTCGAACTGGGAACTCTCTTCCGAGCGCGCGAACGCGGCGCGGCGCGCGCTGGTGGCGGGCCATCTGCGCGAGGACAAGCTGCTGCAGATCCGCGGGCTCGCCGACGTGCTGCCGCTCGATCAGGGGGCGGCCGACGCCGAGGTGAACCGGCGCATCAGCATCCTGGTTCTCAACAAACAGGCCGAGCGCGCCTTTTTCGCCGATGCGGCGGCCGGGCCGCCGGCCACGACACCCGGCACGCCCGCCGGGCCCTGA